The proteins below come from a single Miscanthus floridulus cultivar M001 chromosome 1, ASM1932011v1, whole genome shotgun sequence genomic window:
- the LOC136457704 gene encoding uncharacterized protein, with protein sequence MTAILLPAAGAPGAGRQEPRCRREGAGRRGPGEGRWEPASSARGGGCRGPGVGPLEAEGSSLADGVATPLETLGQVRGRGREGAITGRWRGDGARGCGEGARDGVGGEGARAGVGGAACRRRRRRERPNEDNTRAPSVL encoded by the coding sequence ATGACGGCGATCTTGTTGCCTGCAGCTGGGGCGCCGGGAGCGGGGCGTCAGGAGCCACGTTGTCGGCGTGAgggggcgggacgccgggggccgggcgaggGGCGCtgggagcctgcgtcgtcggcgcgcgggggtgGGTGCCGGGGGCCGGGTGTGGGACCGCTGGAGGCTGAAGGCTCCTCGCTCGCCGACGGCGTCGCCACTCCTCTGGAAACCCTAGGGCAGGTGCGCGGGAGGGGGCGAGAGGGCGCGATTACGGggaggtggcgtggagatggggcgcgcgggtgcggggaaggggcgcgtgacggcgtcggcggggaaggggcgcgggccggcgtcggcggggcagcttgtcggcgtcggaggagaagagagcgcccaaatgaAGACAACACCCGTGCGCCCTCTGTTTTATAG